A genomic stretch from Rubripirellula reticaptiva includes:
- a CDS encoding DUF971 domain-containing protein, translating into MHKPTFPLAEGQCPELSFATIPYITIPYEPLKPMTLRDPIKPKLTQTDVVPLSIDRDGDTTIVIKWSDDTTTRWTTPQLRKACPCATCREKKRGEAEKADAKGKLVGLPVLSAAEARPLTIESMRPVGSYAYNIAFSDGHGSGIFPFVLLHEGP; encoded by the coding sequence ATGCACAAACCAACCTTCCCGCTTGCGGAAGGGCAATGTCCCGAACTTAGTTTCGCTACGATCCCTTACATTACGATCCCTTACGAACCGCTAAAGCCAATGACACTTCGTGATCCCATCAAACCAAAACTCACACAGACTGATGTGGTCCCGCTTTCAATCGATCGCGATGGCGATACGACCATCGTGATCAAGTGGAGCGATGACACCACGACGCGATGGACAACGCCGCAGCTTCGCAAAGCATGCCCGTGTGCAACGTGCCGCGAAAAGAAACGGGGCGAGGCCGAGAAAGCCGATGCGAAAGGAAAGCTCGTCGGATTGCCAGTGCTAAGTGCCGCCGAAGCACGCCCTCTTACAATCGAGTCCATGCGACCGGTCGGCAGCTACGCTTACAACATTGCGTTCAGTGACGGGCATGGATCGGGCATCTTCCCATTCGTCTTGTTGCACGAAGGACCGTAG
- a CDS encoding phenylacetate--CoA ligase family protein, with product MSAENAYRDSLALSSDQLRSIQLGKLNTMLMQVCERPYFSGHLAGSLIPLKSLEDLASLPLMTKDALLGDTRCSPGRVFDLPRCQYTRLHQTSGTRGFPMAVLDTPDDWAWWLRCWDFVLDAANVTDQDVALMAFSFGPFIGFWTAHDALVRRRATVVPGGGMSSENRLQMINDYECTVMCCTPTYALHLSEVAKKLGIDLTRNTVSRIIVAGEPGGSIASIRHTIEHAWGAKVIDHTGASEVGAWGFGSDDGRGIHVIETEFIAECLVFDDDSPGGRTVDDGEPAELVLTSLGRLGGPVLRYRTGDIVRGYRNHDQPCKFLWLDGGVLGRSDDMIVIRGVNVFPSSIEAIIREVESTAEFRIIVTRKNHMDQLAIEVEAEQSSADRLAGLLRDRLAMRIDVQALPSESLPKFEAKAKRLIDRR from the coding sequence TTGTCAGCCGAAAACGCCTACCGCGACTCTTTAGCCTTGTCGTCGGATCAACTGCGATCGATTCAGTTAGGAAAGCTGAACACGATGCTGATGCAAGTTTGCGAGCGTCCGTATTTCTCTGGTCACTTGGCGGGTTCTTTGATTCCGCTCAAATCGCTCGAGGACCTAGCGTCATTGCCGCTGATGACCAAGGACGCGTTGCTAGGCGACACTCGATGTTCGCCTGGGCGGGTGTTTGATTTGCCTCGCTGCCAATACACGCGGTTACACCAAACCAGCGGCACGCGTGGATTTCCGATGGCGGTGCTGGACACGCCTGATGACTGGGCCTGGTGGCTGCGATGTTGGGACTTCGTGCTCGATGCAGCCAACGTGACCGATCAAGACGTTGCTTTGATGGCGTTTTCGTTTGGACCATTTATTGGTTTCTGGACCGCACACGATGCGCTGGTTCGCCGACGCGCGACCGTTGTTCCTGGTGGCGGCATGTCCAGCGAGAATCGCTTGCAGATGATCAACGACTATGAATGCACCGTCATGTGCTGCACACCGACGTACGCGCTGCACCTGTCCGAAGTTGCCAAGAAGCTTGGTATCGACCTGACTAGGAACACAGTGTCGCGAATCATCGTCGCCGGCGAACCGGGCGGCAGCATTGCGTCGATCCGCCATACGATCGAGCATGCTTGGGGTGCCAAGGTCATTGACCATACCGGTGCCAGCGAAGTTGGCGCGTGGGGTTTCGGCAGCGACGATGGCCGCGGCATTCATGTAATCGAAACCGAGTTCATTGCCGAATGCCTTGTCTTTGACGACGATTCACCGGGCGGCCGAACAGTAGACGACGGCGAACCAGCCGAATTAGTACTGACCAGTCTTGGACGTCTCGGCGGTCCGGTCCTTCGGTACCGCACCGGCGATATCGTTCGCGGCTATCGAAACCATGACCAACCGTGCAAGTTCCTGTGGCTCGACGGCGGAGTCCTCGGGCGATCCGATGACATGATCGTCATCCGCGGCGTCAATGTGTTTCCGTCCAGCATCGAAGCCATCATTCGCGAGGTCGAATCAACCGCAGAATTTCGCATCATCGTCACTCGCAAAAACCACATGGACCAATTAGCGATCGAAGTCGAAGCAGAGCAGTCCAGCGCAGATCGTTTGGCCGGACTGCTACGAGATCGATTGGCAATGCGAATCGACGTTCAAGCGTTACCTAGTGAATCGCTGCCAAAATTCGAAGCAAAAGCGAAGCGTTTGATTGATCGACGCTAG
- a CDS encoding DUF1559 family PulG-like putative transporter: MRRIGFTLIEMLVVISIIGILAALLLPAVSKAREAARSVECQNNLRNFGVTLTARSAQSPDGAFCTGAFDLQRDGVPTEQGWVADLVKRGVLVGEMRCPSSSVVTSKAIEQMLTMPLIELQSTDCLDHLGSKSYTDEMGQLIKNVCRTISDDSLSPLDMKRAELIDQKAIQKGYNTNFAASWFLVRTELRLDEDGNPDAGNAACTDLDTKSRNVTRGPLTTRDLDSNKASSSTVPLLCDAAATGTISAAVGEIESGSFYGTGIVGGPIGNRKDIDNDADGTPETPSAFLLSKPTFAVGSKNRTGADGWLKQWNHDTRQDYRGMSPLHQGVVNVLMADGSVRGIVDANNDGFINNGFDGADVVTPTNGPFWTDSEIEAETLQLASFYSLGSHGNEK, from the coding sequence ATGCGACGAATCGGATTCACTCTTATTGAAATGCTAGTTGTCATCTCGATCATCGGCATACTCGCAGCTCTGCTGCTTCCTGCAGTGTCGAAGGCGCGTGAAGCCGCTCGCAGTGTCGAGTGTCAAAACAACTTGCGGAACTTTGGTGTCACGCTGACCGCGCGGAGCGCCCAGTCGCCCGACGGCGCGTTCTGTACCGGTGCGTTTGACTTGCAACGCGACGGCGTGCCCACCGAACAGGGCTGGGTCGCAGACCTGGTCAAACGAGGAGTCTTGGTTGGCGAGATGCGTTGCCCCAGCAGTTCGGTAGTGACAAGCAAGGCGATTGAGCAAATGTTGACGATGCCGCTGATCGAATTGCAGTCGACGGACTGTCTCGATCATTTGGGCAGTAAGTCGTACACCGACGAAATGGGACAGTTGATCAAGAACGTGTGTCGAACGATCTCGGACGACTCTTTGTCGCCGCTCGATATGAAGCGCGCTGAATTGATTGATCAGAAAGCCATTCAGAAAGGCTACAACACGAACTTCGCCGCATCATGGTTCTTGGTACGTACCGAGCTTCGGCTTGACGAAGACGGGAATCCCGATGCCGGTAACGCTGCTTGCACTGACCTGGACACCAAGAGTCGCAACGTGACTCGCGGACCACTGACGACTCGCGATTTGGATAGCAATAAGGCTTCGTCGAGTACCGTGCCGCTGCTGTGCGATGCTGCTGCTACTGGAACAATCTCGGCCGCGGTCGGTGAGATAGAAAGCGGATCGTTTTACGGAACCGGTATCGTCGGCGGCCCAATTGGCAATCGCAAAGACATTGACAACGACGCGGACGGAACGCCGGAAACGCCCAGTGCTTTCTTGCTTTCGAAGCCCACGTTCGCCGTCGGCAGCAAGAATCGCACAGGTGCCGACGGTTGGTTGAAGCAGTGGAACCATGACACGCGTCAAGACTATCGCGGCATGTCACCGCTGCACCAGGGCGTCGTCAACGTGTTGATGGCCGACGGTTCGGTGCGTGGAATTGTCGACGCGAACAACGATGGGTTCATCAACAACGGTTTCGATGGTGCCGATGTGGTGACGCCGACGAATGGTCCGTTTTGGACAGACTCGGAAATCGAAGCAGAGACGTTGCAGTTGGCGAGTTTTTACTCGCTTGGTTCGCACGGGAATGAAAAGTAG